In a genomic window of Pedobacter sp. KBS0701:
- a CDS encoding MFS transporter: MSDSNPNSVIVKQDPFAALRYKEFRSYIGLRFFFTFAYQMQAIVLGIYIYHLTKDPLALGLIGLCEAIPAIAIALYGGYIADKSEKRALLLKIFSTVFLCSVTMLVVTSIYMKPYLSNDWIVKILYGMVFCIGLARGFFGPANFSLQASIVPKEIYPNASTWSSSSWQLASILGPAAGGLIYGFLGITVTYVVIISFIFISLICIFFLKVHPPKFLPKMSIGQSLTEGIQFVFKTKMMVWAMSLDLFSVFFGGAVALLPVFANDILKVGAGGLGFMRAAASTGSVITMLAMTRFSPMGKPWRNLLIAVTGFGLSIICYGLSKSFYLTLFFLFLEGSFDSVSVIIRQTIMQLLTPDEMRGRVSAVNSMFIGSSNEIGAFESGLTAKLMRTIPAVVFGGSMTIGIAFITWLKTRPLTRLSLQDINEQTSKVV, translated from the coding sequence GTGTCAGATTCAAATCCCAACTCCGTAATCGTTAAACAAGACCCATTCGCTGCCTTGCGGTATAAAGAATTTCGTTCTTACATCGGGCTGAGATTTTTTTTCACATTTGCTTATCAAATGCAAGCTATTGTACTTGGTATCTACATTTATCATTTAACTAAGGATCCTCTTGCATTAGGATTAATTGGACTTTGCGAAGCCATTCCAGCAATAGCAATTGCACTCTATGGTGGATATATTGCAGATAAAAGTGAAAAAAGAGCACTATTGCTTAAAATATTCTCAACTGTATTTTTATGCTCGGTAACTATGCTGGTCGTAACAAGCATTTACATGAAGCCTTATCTATCTAATGATTGGATTGTAAAAATTCTATATGGTATGGTTTTTTGTATTGGTCTTGCAAGAGGTTTTTTCGGCCCCGCAAACTTCTCCTTACAGGCTTCTATTGTGCCGAAAGAGATATATCCAAATGCAAGTACATGGAGTAGTTCAAGCTGGCAATTGGCGTCAATATTAGGTCCTGCAGCAGGAGGTTTAATTTATGGTTTTCTTGGAATTACCGTAACCTATGTTGTGATTATTTCATTTATATTCATTTCATTAATCTGCATCTTTTTTCTAAAAGTGCATCCGCCTAAATTCCTTCCTAAAATGAGTATTGGGCAAAGCTTAACAGAGGGGATACAATTTGTATTTAAAACAAAAATGATGGTTTGGGCGATGAGCCTGGACCTATTTTCGGTGTTTTTCGGGGGGGCTGTAGCCCTTCTGCCTGTTTTTGCCAATGATATTTTAAAAGTGGGAGCCGGGGGATTAGGCTTTATGCGTGCTGCGGCCTCAACAGGCTCCGTAATTACCATGTTGGCAATGACACGTTTTTCGCCAATGGGCAAGCCCTGGCGAAACCTGCTTATAGCGGTTACCGGATTTGGTTTAAGTATTATTTGCTACGGGCTATCTAAGAGTTTCTATTTAACGCTGTTTTTCTTGTTTCTGGAAGGATCATTCGACAGCGTGAGTGTGATCATCCGTCAAACCATCATGCAATTGCTTACGCCTGATGAGATGCGTGGAAGGGTATCGGCTGTAAATAGCATGTTTATAGGTTCGTCAAATGAAATTGGCGCTTTTGAATCTGGTTTGACAGCTAAATTAATGCGAACTATTCCAGCGGTCGTTTTTGGTGGAAGTATGACCATTGGAATCGCATTTATTACCTGGTTAAAAACAAGGCCGTTAACCAGGCTGAGTTTGCAGGATATTAATGAACAAACGAGTAAAGTTGTTTAG
- the recG gene encoding ATP-dependent DNA helicase RecG: MFNSVLDTPVEFLKGVGTSRADVLKKDLGLFTYRDMLAHYPFRYIDRTKYFKINQINPDSQYIQIIGRVISKKVIGDKRAKRIIAVFKDETGIMELVWFQSLKWVDDHITVGTAYVAFGKPSIFNGTFSISHPEMELYQRKQVGRGNLTLQPVYNSSEKLKKFNLDSKGLQRLIAGLLDQVITQVPENLPQYIIDKYQLPDKKMALLNIHFPKNQKDLSAAERRLKFEELFFIQLQLLHNKHLRQLKFKGATFDKVGEKVNRFYKEFLPFELTNAQKRVVKEIRIDTQRGVQMNRLVQGDVGSGKTAVALMSMLLANDNGYQACMMAPTEILARQHYASITELVTQDLVRVSILTGNTKKKERTVLHNQLENGEIDILIGTHALIEDKVQFKNLGLVVIDEQHRFGVEQRAKLWRKNIIPPHILVMTATPIPRTLAMTLYGDLDVSIIDELPAGRKPIETRHLFEGQRLRMFGFMKQEIAKGRQVYIVYPLIKESEKLDLLHLEAGIEQLSYQFPRPDYQISIVHGQMPNADKQFEMQQFIDGKSQIMVATTVIEVGVNVPNASVMVIENAERFGLSQLHQLRGRVGRGAEQSFCILMSGNKLSKEGKIRLETMVRTNNGFEISEIDLQLRGPGDITGTQQSGVLDLKLADLAEDQVILSEARNTVIELFSVDPQLEKPENAILKAHLQRLERGISFDKIS, from the coding sequence TTGTTTAATTCGGTATTAGATACACCTGTTGAGTTTTTGAAAGGCGTTGGTACAAGCCGTGCCGATGTTTTGAAGAAGGATCTCGGCTTATTCACTTATCGGGATATGCTTGCACACTATCCCTTCAGGTATATAGACCGTACAAAATATTTTAAGATCAATCAGATTAATCCCGATTCGCAGTATATCCAGATTATCGGGCGTGTAATCAGCAAAAAAGTAATAGGAGATAAAAGGGCGAAACGTATTATTGCTGTTTTTAAAGATGAAACAGGAATTATGGAATTGGTTTGGTTCCAGAGCTTAAAATGGGTTGACGATCACATTACTGTGGGGACAGCTTACGTGGCCTTTGGGAAACCAAGCATCTTTAACGGAACATTCAGCATCTCACATCCTGAAATGGAGCTGTATCAGCGCAAACAGGTGGGACGAGGGAATTTAACCCTGCAGCCTGTTTATAACTCCTCAGAAAAGCTTAAAAAATTTAATCTCGATTCAAAAGGCCTGCAGCGCCTGATTGCGGGTTTATTGGATCAGGTTATTACGCAGGTACCTGAAAACCTTCCGCAGTATATCATCGATAAATATCAGTTGCCGGATAAAAAGATGGCATTGCTGAATATTCATTTTCCTAAAAATCAAAAGGATTTAAGTGCTGCTGAAAGGCGGCTAAAGTTTGAGGAGCTGTTTTTTATTCAGCTGCAACTTCTGCATAATAAACACTTGCGTCAATTAAAATTTAAAGGTGCAACCTTCGATAAAGTTGGTGAAAAGGTAAACCGTTTTTATAAGGAATTTTTGCCATTTGAGTTAACTAATGCTCAAAAACGTGTAGTTAAGGAAATCAGGATTGATACACAACGCGGTGTACAAATGAACAGGCTTGTTCAGGGCGACGTAGGGAGTGGTAAAACGGCTGTTGCATTGATGAGCATGCTTCTGGCAAATGATAACGGCTATCAGGCTTGTATGATGGCTCCGACCGAAATTTTAGCGCGTCAGCACTATGCCTCTATCACAGAGCTTGTAACCCAAGACCTGGTGCGTGTTTCCATTCTTACCGGAAATACTAAAAAGAAGGAACGTACTGTTTTGCACAATCAATTGGAGAATGGAGAAATCGATATTTTGATTGGAACGCATGCATTGATTGAAGATAAGGTTCAGTTTAAAAATTTAGGATTGGTTGTAATCGATGAACAACACCGTTTTGGGGTGGAACAACGTGCTAAGCTTTGGCGGAAAAATATTATCCCTCCCCATATCCTTGTAATGACTGCTACGCCAATTCCGCGTACTTTGGCAATGACCCTATATGGTGATCTTGATGTTTCTATTATTGATGAATTACCTGCAGGCAGAAAACCAATCGAAACAAGGCACCTTTTTGAAGGCCAACGACTTAGAATGTTTGGTTTTATGAAGCAGGAAATTGCCAAAGGAAGGCAGGTTTATATTGTTTATCCTTTGATTAAGGAAAGCGAGAAGTTAGACCTTTTACATCTCGAAGCTGGAATTGAGCAGCTGAGCTACCAATTTCCCCGACCCGATTACCAGATTAGTATTGTGCATGGACAAATGCCAAATGCAGATAAGCAGTTCGAAATGCAGCAGTTTATTGATGGAAAAAGTCAGATTATGGTGGCTACAACCGTAATTGAAGTAGGCGTTAACGTACCTAATGCTTCTGTAATGGTGATTGAAAATGCCGAACGGTTTGGTCTTTCACAGCTTCACCAGTTGCGTGGCAGGGTAGGTCGTGGGGCAGAGCAGTCTTTCTGTATCTTAATGAGTGGTAATAAACTCAGTAAAGAGGGCAAAATCCGTTTAGAAACGATGGTGAGGACCAACAACGGGTTCGAAATATCGGAAATAGACCTTCAGCTTCGTGGTCCCGGAGATATTACCGGTACACAGCAAAGTGGTGTGCTGGATCTAAAACTTGCAGATCTGGCTGAAGATCAGGTAATTTTATCTGAAGCACGAAATACCGTTATTGAACTTTTTTCGGTAGATCCGCAGTTAGAAAAACCTGAAAATGCGATTCTAAAGGCACATCTACAAAGGCTGGAGAGAGGGATTTCTTTTGATAAGATTTCATAA
- a CDS encoding PLDc N-terminal domain-containing protein — protein MSLVEINSNQVALFVIIPAILWLALILIAIYHISRNSSMSFSVKVLWFIIILLAPFLGSIIYLMWGKNKKF, from the coding sequence ATGTCATTAGTAGAAATCAACAGCAACCAGGTGGCCCTGTTCGTGATTATACCAGCCATCTTATGGCTGGCTTTAATCTTAATAGCCATTTATCATATCTCCAGAAATAGCTCAATGAGCTTCAGCGTAAAGGTATTGTGGTTCATCATTATCTTGCTGGCTCCCTTTCTGGGTTCGATTATTTACCTCATGTGGGGCAAGAATAAGAAGTTTTAA
- a CDS encoding TonB-dependent receptor, producing MKKNLLRTFARGSMFLVCGGCLVFSPLASMSAETSLHEKEPFDFYKMPLQDIIVKGKVTDAKGPIPGVSVKLKGGTATTVTDGSGNFSIKVPEDATLVFTYVGYVDQEVQVKNQTSINVRLSENNQNLSEVVVVGYGTQKKAVVSGAVASVKGTELAKSSSVNLTNSLAGRLPGVTALQGSGEPGYDGSTIRIRGTNSLGNNNALIVIDGIPNRAGGIERLNPNDIESVSVLKDASAAIYGSQAANGVILITTKLGKSGKPQFSYDFSYGLQQPTRIPKMANSVQYAEILNELNIFGSDINPNEWSAAWNSFKSTGSYTSTTGKTINAAYKADEIRKFGDGSDPLRYPNTDWFKTTFQNWSPQQRHNVQINGGSENVKYLVSLGYLDQDGYYKNSATGYKQYDMRFNLEAKLSKYITTTLGVSAREEDRNFPTVGAGDIFRFLMRGRPNEIAIWPDGKPGKDIEYGYNPVVSTTDLTGTNKDVRDYFQTTGKVEIKIPGVEGLKVTGTAAIDKYSGRQKNWQLPWTLYDWDKKTFQADGVTPVLTGTVRSQYTDPRLRETAGGQLAINLTGMINYDKKIGDHNIGLMAGVTREKVDNDGFTAFRRYFISQSVQELLAGDEREQSLGNLDGANDPNRLFKRARLSYFGRAGYNYKEKYLAEFLWRVDGSYIFPTNRRFGFFPGVSVGWRLSEESFFKENVKFINNLKLRASYGQMGAEAYFGDVLQEYQYLSLMNFGTYTFNDLVTKTLTEGKVPNFNFGWEVANNTNVGLDASFLNNKLSLELDYFYNKRTNILISRGSSVPESSGITDRLPPVNLGKVNNKGFEFKLSYNDQVGDLNFGVSVNGGYAKNKIIFWDETPGAPEWQYSTGRITNSWLVYDYDGVFKDQAEINANTLNYSALTSTLRPGDMKFKDINGDGKINADDKIRLDKNGTPTFTGGFNLNLQYKGFDLSVLVQGATGGMQIVGITESGDIGNFLEWSYLNRWSIDNPSSVNPRLSNRGATYYTDSNNALNNTYWLRSNNYIRLKNVELGYTLPNTVVEKVGLNSVRVYANGLNLATLDKIKIWDPESTNSSGQYYPQARVINFGIKAAF from the coding sequence ATGAAAAAAAATCTATTGAGGACTTTTGCCAGAGGTAGCATGTTTCTTGTTTGCGGTGGTTGTCTCGTCTTTTCTCCACTTGCCAGCATGTCTGCCGAAACATCATTGCATGAAAAGGAACCTTTTGATTTTTACAAAATGCCCCTCCAGGATATTATTGTGAAGGGTAAAGTTACAGATGCCAAAGGCCCGATTCCAGGCGTAAGCGTGAAGTTGAAGGGAGGCACAGCAACTACGGTAACCGACGGCTCCGGAAATTTTAGTATTAAGGTGCCTGAAGATGCAACACTCGTATTTACCTACGTAGGTTACGTAGATCAGGAAGTTCAGGTAAAGAACCAAACCAGCATTAATGTACGGTTATCAGAGAATAATCAAAACTTATCCGAAGTAGTAGTAGTAGGGTATGGAACCCAAAAAAAGGCAGTTGTATCAGGTGCTGTAGCATCTGTTAAAGGTACTGAACTTGCTAAATCCTCATCCGTAAACTTAACCAATTCATTAGCCGGACGCTTACCTGGTGTAACAGCCTTACAGGGGAGTGGAGAGCCAGGCTACGACGGTTCTACTATCAGAATCCGTGGAACAAACTCGCTTGGAAATAACAATGCATTGATTGTAATTGATGGTATCCCCAACCGCGCTGGTGGTATCGAAAGGTTAAATCCAAACGATATTGAAAGTGTATCGGTTTTAAAAGATGCATCTGCTGCCATCTACGGTTCGCAAGCGGCTAACGGGGTAATCTTAATTACCACCAAATTGGGTAAATCAGGAAAGCCACAATTTTCATACGACTTTAGTTATGGTTTACAACAGCCTACACGTATACCGAAAATGGCTAATTCCGTACAATATGCCGAAATTCTGAATGAGCTGAATATCTTTGGTTCCGATATTAATCCAAATGAATGGTCGGCGGCATGGAACAGTTTTAAATCTACCGGCTCTTATACTTCTACAACCGGAAAAACAATTAATGCCGCTTATAAGGCTGATGAAATCAGGAAATTTGGCGATGGTTCAGATCCGCTAAGGTACCCCAATACCGACTGGTTTAAAACGACTTTTCAGAACTGGTCGCCTCAGCAAAGGCATAATGTTCAGATCAACGGGGGCAGTGAAAATGTAAAGTACCTGGTTTCTTTGGGCTATCTGGATCAGGATGGATATTATAAAAATTCTGCAACAGGGTACAAGCAGTACGATATGCGATTTAATCTCGAAGCAAAGCTGAGTAAATATATTACCACAACTTTAGGAGTATCGGCCAGAGAAGAAGACCGTAATTTCCCAACAGTTGGAGCTGGTGATATCTTCAGGTTTTTAATGAGGGGACGTCCAAATGAAATTGCGATATGGCCAGATGGCAAGCCTGGAAAGGATATTGAATATGGTTATAACCCGGTAGTATCTACTACAGATTTAACGGGAACTAATAAAGATGTCAGAGATTACTTTCAAACCACAGGTAAGGTAGAAATTAAGATTCCTGGCGTTGAAGGATTAAAAGTAACGGGAACTGCTGCGATTGATAAATATTCTGGCAGACAGAAAAACTGGCAATTACCCTGGACACTTTACGATTGGGATAAAAAAACGTTTCAGGCCGATGGTGTAACGCCAGTATTAACAGGTACGGTACGGTCGCAATATACCGATCCAAGGCTAAGGGAAACTGCTGGCGGGCAATTGGCCATCAACCTGACGGGAATGATTAATTATGATAAAAAAATTGGTGATCATAATATTGGTTTGATGGCTGGGGTAACCCGGGAAAAAGTTGATAATGATGGTTTTACCGCTTTCAGAAGATATTTTATTTCACAATCTGTTCAGGAATTATTGGCTGGTGATGAACGCGAGCAATCATTAGGTAATTTAGATGGTGCCAATGATCCCAATCGTCTTTTCAAACGGGCACGGTTAAGTTATTTCGGAAGGGCTGGATATAACTATAAAGAAAAATACCTTGCTGAATTTCTGTGGCGTGTAGATGGATCGTACATTTTTCCAACTAACAGACGTTTTGGTTTTTTTCCTGGTGTATCAGTAGGCTGGCGTTTATCTGAAGAGTCTTTCTTCAAGGAAAATGTTAAGTTCATAAATAATTTAAAACTGAGGGCATCGTATGGTCAGATGGGTGCTGAAGCTTATTTTGGAGATGTGCTGCAAGAATACCAATACCTCAGCTTAATGAATTTTGGAACATATACCTTTAATGATCTTGTTACTAAAACGCTAACAGAAGGGAAAGTACCTAATTTCAACTTTGGATGGGAAGTAGCCAATAATACCAACGTAGGCTTGGATGCATCCTTTCTAAATAACAAATTATCACTTGAATTAGATTATTTCTATAATAAGCGTACAAACATTCTAATTAGCAGAGGTAGCTCTGTGCCTGAAAGCTCGGGTATTACCGATCGTTTACCGCCTGTTAACTTAGGGAAAGTAAACAACAAAGGTTTTGAATTTAAATTGAGCTACAATGACCAGGTAGGTGATTTAAACTTTGGAGTGAGTGTAAACGGGGGGTATGCGAAAAATAAAATCATTTTTTGGGATGAAACCCCCGGTGCTCCTGAATGGCAGTATTCAACAGGCCGCATAACCAACTCCTGGTTAGTATACGATTATGATGGCGTTTTTAAAGACCAGGCAGAAATTAATGCCAATACATTAAATTATAGCGCGCTAACCAGCACCTTACGCCCTGGCGATATGAAGTTTAAGGATATTAATGGAGACGGCAAAATCAATGCCGATGATAAAATCCGGCTGGATAAAAACGGTACACCAACCTTTACCGGAGGTTTCAATTTAAACCTGCAATATAAAGGGTTCGATTTGTCGGTACTCGTTCAGGGGGCAACCGGCGGAATGCAGATTGTAGGTATAACCGAATCTGGCGATATTGGCAATTTCCTGGAGTGGTCATACCTAAACCGTTGGAGCATTGATAACCCAAGCTCGGTAAATCCGCGTTTATCTAACCGTGGAGCTACCTATTATACTGATAGCAATAATGCATTAAACAATACTTATTGGTTGCGGAGCAATAATTACATCAGGCTTAAAAACGTAGAGTTAGGCTATACCTTGCCAAATACCGTGGTAGAAAAAGTGGGGCTGAACAGTGTAAGGGTTTATGCGAACGGATTAAACCTGGCTACATTGGATAAAATCAAGATCTGGGATCCCGAATCAACCAATTCGAGTGGCCAATATTATCCACAGGCCAGGGTAATCAATTTTGGTATTAAAGCCGCTTTTTAA
- a CDS encoding ABC transporter ATP-binding protein, producing MGLLLDYLKNHKWIVVLALLLAGFNIGFSLMDPYFTGRILDLYINKRASFSDKSTYIWGALGFIGLAIGAAMVSRIAKNFQDYFTSVIVQKVGAKMYADGLQHSLKLPYQVFEDQRSGETLGILQKVRLDSEKFITSFISVLFVSLIGMVFVIVYSVSISYKVTLVYFAAIPIISFVSWFLSRKIKTIQRSIVGETTALAGSTTESLRNIELVKSLGLADQEIERLNKTTYKILGLELKKVKYVRSMSFVQGTTVNLVRSSMIVVLLLLIFDNTISPGQYFSFLFYSFFLFGPLQELGNVILAWREAEVSLGNFKKILSTPVDKKPENPTSIAKIKDLTFSNVGFKHLTANRNALENISFKTHHGQTIAFVGPSGSGKSTLVKLLVGLYPAKDGEILYNGIPSNDIDLDALREKIGFVTQDTQLFSGTIRENLLFVNPKATDEECYKVLNQAACQTLLARADKGLDSLIGEGGVKVSGGEKQRLSIARALLRQPDILVFDEATSSLDSITEEEITKTIRSVSDLTDHITILIAHRLSTIKHADKIYVLEKGHIIEQGKHEELIAQNGLYQAMWRQQIGERVVEA from the coding sequence ATGGGATTATTATTAGACTACCTGAAAAACCACAAGTGGATTGTGGTTCTGGCGTTATTGCTTGCAGGTTTCAATATTGGCTTTTCTTTAATGGACCCTTACTTCACCGGAAGGATTCTGGATTTATACATCAACAAAAGAGCATCTTTTAGTGATAAAAGCACCTATATCTGGGGCGCTTTAGGTTTCATTGGCCTTGCCATCGGTGCAGCAATGGTATCGCGTATTGCGAAGAACTTTCAGGATTACTTTACCAGCGTAATCGTTCAAAAAGTTGGGGCAAAAATGTATGCAGATGGTTTACAGCATTCTTTAAAATTACCCTACCAGGTTTTCGAAGATCAACGCAGTGGCGAAACACTTGGTATTTTACAAAAGGTACGTTTAGACTCCGAAAAGTTTATCACCTCGTTTATCAGTGTGCTTTTTGTAAGTTTAATTGGGATGGTTTTCGTAATCGTGTATTCGGTTTCGATCAGCTACAAAGTAACATTGGTTTATTTCGCTGCAATCCCGATCATCAGTTTTGTAAGCTGGTTTTTAAGCCGCAAAATCAAAACCATTCAACGTTCTATTGTTGGTGAAACTACGGCTTTGGCAGGTTCAACAACCGAATCGCTAAGAAACATCGAACTGGTTAAAAGTTTAGGCCTGGCCGATCAGGAGATAGAAAGATTAAACAAAACCACTTACAAAATTTTAGGTTTAGAACTTAAAAAAGTGAAGTATGTGCGTAGTATGAGTTTTGTTCAGGGTACTACGGTAAACCTGGTTAGAAGTTCTATGATTGTTGTATTGTTATTGTTAATATTCGACAATACCATTTCTCCGGGACAGTATTTCTCTTTCTTATTCTATTCATTCTTTCTTTTTGGTCCTTTGCAGGAATTAGGGAATGTAATACTCGCCTGGCGTGAGGCTGAAGTTTCGTTAGGTAACTTTAAAAAGATCTTAAGTACACCAGTTGATAAAAAACCTGAAAATCCAACTTCTATAGCAAAAATTAAGGATTTAACCTTTAGCAATGTGGGGTTCAAACACCTAACAGCTAATAGAAATGCTTTAGAGAATATTTCGTTTAAAACCCATCACGGGCAAACCATTGCATTTGTTGGTCCATCGGGTTCTGGAAAAAGCACACTGGTAAAACTATTGGTGGGTTTATATCCGGCAAAAGATGGTGAGATTTTATATAATGGTATTCCAAGTAACGATATCGATCTTGATGCCTTACGCGAAAAAATCGGTTTTGTTACACAAGATACACAGCTGTTTTCGGGAACGATAAGAGAAAACCTGTTATTTGTAAACCCTAAAGCTACAGATGAGGAATGTTATAAAGTATTAAACCAGGCTGCTTGTCAAACTTTATTGGCAAGGGCTGATAAAGGTCTGGATTCGCTGATTGGTGAAGGTGGCGTAAAGGTTTCGGGAGGAGAAAAGCAACGTTTATCAATCGCCAGAGCGCTGCTCCGTCAGCCAGATATTTTGGTTTTTGATGAGGCAACTTCTTCGCTCGATTCGATTACGGAAGAAGAGATTACCAAAACCATTCGTTCGGTTTCAGATTTAACCGATCACATTACCATTTTGATTGCGCACCGTTTATCAACGATAAAACATGCCGATAAAATTTATGTTTTAGAGAAAGGCCACATTATTGAGCAAGGAAAACATGAAGAACTAATTGCACAAAATGGCTTATATCAGGCCATGTGGCGCCAACAAATTGGCGAAAGAGTTGTTGAAGCTTAA
- a CDS encoding RagB/SusD family nutrient uptake outer membrane protein, with protein MKAINKNIKLYILIFTIIFAASCKKDFLDVESPGQVPAESVWKDPATAQAFVNDIYNGLGNGGFSEQMLASVSDEALFTHPTRGIDLVNNATINPSTLGWVDDTWAYKQMYNRIRACNITIEKITSGDNGLSSQSLKDQLLGEAYFLRAYYYQQLLRYYGAVPLITKIYVLDDNYNVKRNTYEECVNFIVKDCDEASRLLTGKTLDKGRTTATAALALKSRVLIYAASDLHDRAKLTSKVTGIAAQKLDFLSYASGSQPDRYRLAQTAAKAVMDLGTGYKLNLSAPASVTDGQLNYKSIAMGGASKAPGIDATAASELIFARYFIIQNNIKHAQQNGPNGYHNWAGNTPIGLLVDDYEMKDGSKFSWTNTTQKANPYQDRDPRFYATVLYDGAGWKPRDKASGNVDPASQIQTGVYDLMDNGSRIDFKGLDTRASSIENWNGSWTGYYYHKFIDPDPTIVDASMSQNVPWPFFRYTEAVFNFIEASIELGELSKATEWLNKIRFRAGMPAVTATDQDGLREVYRHERRIEMAYEEQRYHDTRRWLIASETLGRKTTYIKVTGKFKSGKTMSAPYHYDNTVYDYTYTPVVENAQENRSWNDKLYFRPFSRDEVNKNNALEQNPGY; from the coding sequence ATGAAAGCAATAAATAAAAATATAAAGCTCTATATATTAATTTTCACCATCATTTTTGCAGCATCCTGTAAAAAAGATTTTTTAGATGTAGAATCGCCCGGCCAGGTGCCGGCAGAATCAGTATGGAAAGATCCGGCAACTGCACAGGCCTTCGTTAATGATATCTATAACGGATTGGGTAATGGAGGTTTCTCTGAACAAATGTTAGCTTCTGTTTCAGATGAAGCCTTGTTTACACACCCAACCCGCGGTATAGATCTGGTTAATAATGCTACCATTAACCCTTCTACATTAGGTTGGGTTGACGATACCTGGGCGTATAAACAAATGTACAACCGCATCAGGGCCTGTAATATTACCATTGAAAAAATAACCAGTGGCGATAACGGTTTGAGCAGCCAATCGTTAAAAGATCAGTTATTGGGCGAAGCTTATTTTTTAAGGGCTTACTACTATCAGCAGTTATTGCGTTACTATGGCGCTGTACCCCTTATCACAAAAATTTATGTGCTAGATGATAATTATAATGTAAAAAGAAATACATACGAAGAGTGTGTAAACTTTATTGTTAAAGATTGCGATGAAGCCAGCAGGTTGTTAACAGGCAAAACGTTAGATAAAGGGCGTACTACCGCAACTGCGGCATTGGCCTTAAAATCAAGAGTGTTGATATACGCTGCGAGCGATTTGCATGACAGGGCGAAACTTACTTCTAAAGTTACTGGTATTGCTGCTCAAAAATTAGATTTTTTAAGTTATGCAAGTGGCAGCCAGCCAGACCGTTACCGTTTGGCTCAAACTGCTGCTAAAGCAGTTATGGATTTAGGTACAGGTTATAAGTTAAATCTTTCTGCGCCCGCTTCGGTAACAGATGGCCAGTTAAATTATAAAAGCATTGCCATGGGCGGAGCAAGTAAGGCACCGGGTATAGATGCTACTGCGGCATCAGAACTCATTTTTGCACGTTATTTTATCATCCAGAATAATATTAAACATGCGCAGCAAAATGGGCCGAATGGTTACCATAACTGGGCTGGAAATACACCTATCGGCTTGCTGGTTGATGATTATGAGATGAAAGATGGCAGTAAATTTAGCTGGACAAATACCACACAAAAAGCTAATCCTTATCAGGACAGAGACCCTCGTTTTTATGCTACCGTTTTGTATGATGGTGCAGGTTGGAAACCACGCGATAAAGCTTCGGGTAACGTGGACCCTGCCAGCCAGATCCAAACTGGAGTATACGACTTAATGGATAATGGTTCCCGAATCGACTTTAAAGGTTTAGATACACGTGCGAGTTCTATCGAAAACTGGAATGGCAGTTGGACCGGATACTATTATCATAAATTTATCGATCCGGATCCAACTATTGTTGATGCTTCTATGTCGCAGAATGTACCGTGGCCATTCTTCAGGTATACCGAAGCAGTGTTTAATTTTATTGAGGCCAGTATTGAGCTTGGTGAATTAAGTAAAGCAACAGAGTGGTTAAACAAAATCCGTTTCAGAGCAGGTATGCCAGCGGTAACCGCTACAGATCAGGATGGACTTAGAGAGGTTTACCGTCACGAACGCCGTATCGAAATGGCTTACGAAGAACAACGTTATCATGATACCCGCAGGTGGTTAATCGCTAGCGAAACATTGGGCAGAAAAACCACTTATATTAAGGTTACAGGTAAATTTAAATCTGGCAAAACCATGTCGGCCCCTTATCATTACGACAATACCGTTTACGATTATACCTATACCCCAGTTGTAGAAAATGCACAGGAAAATAGGAGTTGGAATGATAAACTTTATTTCAGGCCATTTAGCCGCGATGAAGTAAACAAAAATAACGCTCTCGAACAAAACCCGGGATACTAA